The genomic stretch ACATTGATTAGGGCCCGAGTGCCTAAGATGGAGGGTAGGTGttaagattttgaaaaatgaaagttgagTAAGTGAATAAATATAGCGTAAGGTAATAATTGTTATTATGTAGATTCACGTTGTAATTTGGTTATGATTTAAGTGTGCTAATGCACATCTACTAAGCACccattaaaaggaaaaaaaaattactataatgCTGTAAAGAATGAGAATAAAGTACATAGATCGATTACCATATAAACTTATAGATAACTTTCCCTTAAACTTATATTTTCTTTCTAAAGGTTTCACGAATATGAATAGGATAACTTTGACCTTttaatttttagaaaatgaataggtgttaagattttgaaaattgaaagttGAGTAAGTGAATAAATATAAACATTTGAGTGTATGTCATTCTAAACTTATCACTAATTTTTTAAAGCaagttttgcctaaaaaattcattacTACTTAATTAAGTTagatgttctatttttttattatcaaacgcaTCGGAACATGCTAAGATTTGAACCCAATAAATTTAACCGCTAAATTAAATTATCATATAGGACCTTAGACTCCCTTTTACTTAAAGGAGTTGTTTGGCATATAATTGAATTAAATTGCCAAGTGCTATAAaccaatgttttcagaaccggaccggaccggccggttcgatcggttggaccgcgaaccggccatgtcaccggtccggtctaatgctaaaaccggaagttcatggagaaccgttgaaacccggacgaaccgttaagaaccgtgaaccggcggttttttaaattcttcaacaaaatatcaagaatggtgtagctaagattcgaacctgggtctccaagtttaaatatgacaatcttaccgctagactgtacttaagtttgttgagaattctacttgactaaaaaatatattaaatcaatcaagttcttctcttattttttttttcaattttttcttcttaaccatttttaacccaaatatccacaacaagattttctcaagtcttcaccattattatctggttattatctttagcagattgtaaacaagtggaaaatttcaacttttcttgttttccaacattttagtaagtttaatttttttcttttcaaggtttttttctatattattatctttagttgattttttgcattttcttctttttcccctcaattttcatatgtttccctcatttttgttttatttttattcgattaattaaggatgaaatttttgcaaaagtagtgcacatccgtgtaggaatttaggaattacaaataataacattgggttggtcaaaaatatggtagttggcacataatcgaagctattgataattgaatttaaaataattaatggtataggatcattgaatttaatataacatgttaattagtaatgtttagtagcaattaattttttatgtgtttaactgtatatttgtttttcaaaaatttttagttttttttagtttgagcaattagatttatatttttataataaaattttaactttttcagcttaagttgatgaaattgtgaaggtggtgtggttgcttatcatgccactgataaaagtttgctattcaaatagtttgtcttaacttgaactcttttatggatttttttaagggttgtaaaagaatttcaatatttaatttatttattttttgtgtttttatttgtgataattggtgcacatttggattgtatctatttatgtttataatgaatttatgaaaacttgtggtgaattatgatattttaattatatttatcattccatgttttgtgtataacttttagaaaatttattattatcataacttaaattaagttatgttggtaaagttcaagtgtagaatgaaacctgcttagtacttaacacttaaaaaaaaaaaacagtgaacctttgaaccggccggttggaccggacggaccggtcgaaccgcgaaccggccacctctccggttcactgaccggtccgagtttaaaaacattgctaTAAACTATAAAGATCAGGTAATGGTCATGGactaaaataaaaagaagacgCTTGGGAGTCTAAGCAAATACCTTCAGCTGCTACTTGTTAGAGTAGAGAAATGCAAGAAAGTTGAACCAAACAACTCCTTTATATTTTGtccaagaatttgcaaaaagcACTAAAATCTTAGAATATCCGGTCGGTGGAGATGTACCTAGTTAATGTTTAGTGCTTTAAATTACTTATTATCTAAAATCATGCTTATGTCAAATATCCTTTGGCAAATTGCTCAATGATGCCATGGTTAAGAAGATGCATTTCTTGTCTGGTTACAAACATCACCGATTAGATCATTTGTTCCCTTTTTACTTGATTTTGCCAATACAGTAGAGCAATATAAGAGAGAAGCAAGTGAAAGGAAGATTGATGAGAATAAGCTTCTCGAAGTTGAACCCATCTCTCTTTTATGATTTATCTCACTTacaatcttttctttcttcagtATTGTTGTGCCCACATGTACAAGAATTTTCTCCACATATACCACTCAATATGGCTAATGAGACCAAAAAAAGTACTCTTACACATCTTGATTTGGAATTAATGCAAGGAAAGATGTTGACAACAAACCATTATGAGACTAAATGACTTACATTCAAGGTTGTACTCTTCGACTTGAAAGCGTTAGCTGTTATTTATAATGTTGAGTGAGGTGTAGATGGTATATTTATCCCTCATACTTATCCTTCAATGGGTTTCAAGGTCTAGAATGGGCATTACAATCAATGACACCTATGCCTATAATTTGGTAGACTACCATGGAAATTATTTAATCGCATGAAAATATTAGATTTTTTCTCTCTATAATTCCTCACGTATGATTTGGATTTTGAATTGATTAACTCATTAGTTGAATGAAACCATTATGGTCCAAACCAAACAGTTAAGGTAGAATGACAAAAATTCAAACACTTCATAAGATCTAGAATTCAGATATCGGAATGCGAATCTAAACGATCAactttgtattttattttatgcctaaGAATTTGGAATTATGGCTAGATTGGCAGATACAAGCTCTACAATTAAGCACAAGATACCCTTTGGCCCTTCGTCATTCACCCTCTACTTAATTTCACTTCACGGCCTTTGTTCTTTACCTTTCTTTGATTGAATAGTTGTTCTAaacaaggtttttttttttaattgggtaCTCAATTATAATCCACCTAATTTATTAAGTATACACATATACTAATAATTACTAtccttttttatatttatacattttccttcattatttttaccttttaaaaaatttaacatCTGAAATACATCTTGAAGACGGGTGTCCTGAACCTTTGACAAGATAATATTAGTCAAATAGCATGATAGTTTGAGGTGCCTTTGGGCCATTGTGTTAATTAATGTGTATAGCAACACTAGTACCTTGAAGTGGAAATCAGGATAGACTCTAAAGAACCACAATACTTCGACACTTAGCAATTCAATGATGAGCACCGTAAAATGCACTTGGTCTTGAGAAGGCCAAATGGACGGCGAAAATCAGTAGGCAACAACCCAATACTGAGGAAAATATCCAAACGCCATTTTTTGGTACAGAAATAACACTTTGCTCTTACTTAAACTCGCAAagttttttcctttcatttcgATCTACAGCCATTACCTGATCTTTATAGCACTTTGTCAGTCAGTTCAATTATATGCCAAATTAAAGACGATTTGCTACTATAGGTTAATCCGATCCAGTTGTTTACAACCTTACAGCATTTTGGTTTGAAAATGAAAGCACTAATTGTAGTGCGTGCGTAATAAACCTGCAATCCTGAGAGATTACCAGTTGGGAGGTTAATGAATACAGGTGTTAATCTGCCAGTGTTTCGTCTGCCAATAATGATCTATTCTACTGTTGCTTGCGTGTTTACGTTCTTCTAGAAATTGTATCTTCAAGCTGTATATTTATGCAGAAAAGTACCGATATTGATTTACAAAACAGAAACATCTAATGCATGGTCCATATGCACTTTCACTGCAAATTTTCTGGTCCAAGTAAATTTTTAACGCGAGTACTGTCGTTCCAAATATATAGCAATAAACTAAAACGAGTGTTCTAATGTAATCAATTTATTTGGCGAATATATAGGTTGTGATATCGTCAATTGATTCCAATTCAACCAATATTTGGTACCTCATTTCAAATCTTTTCATGAATTATACAATTATTCACAAGCGCTCTAACATATTagttattttagtatttgccTTACCTTAGAAACTACTCAAATGATCTAGGATTGTTAACAGAGCTGGGCTATCTCAAATTCAGGCCGAAACAAgaatttattaataaaattgaGTCTTATATTTAACTAGATAGGACAGAATTTACATCTAAATATTAGACCCAAATTAAATATGAGTTGAGTCTGGATCTTAGTAGACACGGCTCAATTAAATCCCAACCTAAATAATTGTGTATTTaagagtgtgtgtgtgagagagagagagagagtgtgtgtaaTTTTATACATATTATAACTTAAAAAATCGACAATTTATAGATAATTATATAATAGTACACAAATATCAaacatatattatatatataattatgtattaCATTGTGCGTTTGGTTGAACCAGTTTAATTTACTAATTTTGCAAGTCGAGTATGAACCTTAACGTAGTTAGTTTGAGTCCAAAGTCTGAAAGCCCTGAAGTctcttctctatttttttttttctttggggtGAGTTGAAGTTGGATTTACCAAATTAAGTTGACTCACTAGATCCGGTTGACAGCCCTGCTTAAACTTGCATGCTGGAGAAACAAAATTTAGACCGGGAAAGAAATGATTATTCGTCCAAAATTCTTAGGATGAATCAGCCACTAATTTATGTGGAAACTACTGTAATGCATCTAAAGTTGAGCAACTGCTTCTCCTCAAGCACCACCTGGATTCCATTTTGCATAAATGGCGAGTGATAATGCCCTGGTGGGATACTCCTCCCAGAAGACTCTACACGACGCTTCAAGTATAAATAGTGGATCATCTTGGTTGACCTTTTCATTCAAGATTCCCACCTTGATTCATCTTTTATTAAGGATTTTGATCAAGGAAAAGCATGGCTTTCAATCCTCAACActattttcttctctttctcaCGATGGCATTACTCTCTGAATTGTGCTTGGCCCAAGATGCCTATGTAACCACCAGAGCAACATATTATGGCAGCCCTGATTGCCTTGGGACTCCATGTAAGTACATTTCAATTTAAGGGATACATTGGTCTCTAGAATAGAttgataattaattataatatcATGATTAATTTGCAGTTGGAGCTTGTGGATACGGAGAATATGGACGAACGGTAAACAATGCTCAAGTATGTGGAGTCTCTAGGCTGTACAAGAATGGCAGTGGCTGTGGTGCATGCTATCAGGTAGGCAGCTATGTTCCAGCAATAAACGTGAATAAATAaccagaaaaaataaaaaagaaacaaaactgaaaTAGTGCGGCTACATGGTCGAGATCAATTGAGTTCTTGTTAATTGAGGAATTCATTACGTGCAAAAAtggtcaagaaattcatttgCTACTAGACTGTAACTTCTCTCTGATACATTTGCATTCCAGGTTAGGTGCAAGCATCCACAATATTGCAGTGACGAGGGGACTAAAGTAGTGGCGACGGACTATGGCCAAGGGCATGACACAGATTTCATCCTGAGTGTCCGGGCTTATGCCAAATTAGCCAAGCCAAACGTGGTGGCAGAGTTGTTTGCTGCCGGTGTAATTGAAGTCGAGTATCGGAGAATTCCTTGCAGTTATCCAGGCTACAATCTCCTGGTTAAAGTTCATGAACATAGCAAGTACCCCTTTTACCTAGCCATAGTAACACTGTACCAGGGTGGTACATCAGACATCGTCGCTGTTGAAGTCTATGAGGTACAACACATATCGTCTACAAAATTCGAGCAACGATATAATAGTTACTAAATCAGTAGGTCTAAATTTACATTTTACTTTTCTCTTTTGATGCATTTACCTGGGCTCCAATTCAGATCCCACAACTCTGGAGATGACTCTTTTGATGAATTTGTCACGATTATAGTCTAGGACGCACAAAGTCACAAGTACACGTAGCAGTTTGAGAGTGTCAAATTTGTGGATTTTATATAACTTTCTCAGCTAAATCTGTACAAATCAAAAGTACTATTTTTTTGCTACTACTTAACTCATATTTTGGTTTGACACAGGAATCATGCAAGCAGTGGAGGGGTCTACGAAGGGCATATGGCGCAGTATGGGATATAGCTAACCCTCCAAAGGGAACACTGGCCTTCAGGTTCCAAGTGAGTGGCAGTGCTGGGGTGCAGTGGGTGCAGCCGAACACTGTGCTCCCCAGTGAATGGAAGGCTGGGGTTGCTTATGACACAGCTATTCAGCTCACTTGAGCAAATCATCACTTGCTATCCAGCGCTTTTAGTTATGTGATATCTACTAGTTTAGCAAATTCCTCTCGCCCAGTTGAGCCACTAGAAATATGAAAAATATGTATTTGCTGCAACATTAGTATCAATAAGCAAATGGCTTTTAGTGTAGTGTAATAACATGATATTTATAATTTGGGTGTAAATTTAGCTACGTACAATGAATAATACGTTGTTCATCGGACATTCAGATTTCAACAAATCCATCTCATCAATTGGGTTTTTAGTTTCTGATTTCTCTTcgtaagggaaaaaaaaaaaaactgaagtCAATCGAAATTCTAGAGTATCAAGGGGAAAAAACAACTAACGGGCTTCCACCACGTTTCAGTCCAAAATTCTTTACAAAGTAGAATAAGCATTTATCTGCAACAACACTAATACGACCCATATGGGCACGTAATTGAAAGCCTCGCCTAGTTAATCAAAAGTAGAAGAAATGCAAATACGGGCCAACTGAGCAAAAGTGGAAGAAACGCCGTCTTGAAGGATGGCAATTTAGAACAAATAATATCATTCaaacatgatttggcttctCGCGTATTATCTGCAACGGAGAAAGGGATCATTAATGACTTTATATATGCATACATATGCTATGCTACAAGGACTCGGGAGTGATTACACTAACTAGCAATTGCCACTATTTAGAGAGATCGTCAGGACGTGAACCCGTCGACCAACTCAATCATACATGAGTCTGTAATTTTCATGCTAATCTGGTCAAAGCTAAGAGGACAACTTGGGTTAGGAATGTGAACTTTT from Coffea eugenioides isolate CCC68of chromosome 8, Ceug_1.0, whole genome shotgun sequence encodes the following:
- the LOC113781490 gene encoding expansin-like B1, translated to MAFNPQHYFLLFLTMALLSELCLAQDAYVTTRATYYGSPDCLGTPFGACGYGEYGRTVNNAQVCGVSRLYKNGSGCGACYQVRCKHPQYCSDEGTKVVATDYGQGHDTDFILSVRAYAKLAKPNVVAELFAAGVIEVEYRRIPCSYPGYNLLVKVHEHSKYPFYLAIVTLYQGGTSDIVAVEVYEESCKQWRGLRRAYGAVWDIANPPKGTLAFRFQVSGSAGVQWVQPNTVLPSEWKAGVAYDTAIQLT